One window of Watersipora subatra chromosome 3, tzWatSuba1.1, whole genome shotgun sequence genomic DNA carries:
- the LOC137391315 gene encoding N66 matrix protein-like, with product MHGIVFALCLAVAIALPHGYDNSRYPASHGRDNSPYYPSHGHDNSRYPGTHGYDARPHGGYNGGYENSVHSGYGDNSYGTQQNGNDNGGDNHGSGDSGNDNGNNNQGFGNNGNKNGNHNNGDGNSGNKNGNQNVGYGNNGNQNGNRNDGHGYNGNENGNQNYGFGNNGNENGNQNRGSGNNGNQNGGHNKGSGDNGNQNGNNNKGSGDNGNQNGNQNRGSGNNGNQNGSHNSGSGNNGNQNGSHNSGSGNNGNYNGRYNYGSGNNGNENGRNNYGPGNNGNRNGSGNSGSGNNGNRNGNGNTGHLPHRYP from the exons ATGCATGGAATAGTATTTGCCCTTTGCTTGGCTGTCGCCATTGCTCTACCACATG GATATGACAATTCTCGATATCCAGCTAGTCATGGACGTGACAACTCACCATACTACCCCAGTCATGGACATGACAACTCTAGATACCCTGGTACCCATGGGTATGATGCTAGACCACATGGTGGATACAATGGAGGCTATGAAAACAGCGTCCACTCAGGCTATGGAGACAACAGCTACGGAACCCAACAAAATGGCAATGATAACGGAGGTGACAACCATGGATCTGGAGATAGCGGAAATGACAACGGCAATAACAACCAAGGCTTTGGTAACAACGGAAATAAAAATGGAAACCACAACAACGGCGATGGAAACAGCGGCAACAAGAATGGTAATCAGAATGTAGGATACGGTAACAATGGCAACCAGAACGGTAACCGCAATGACGGACATGGTTACAACGGAAACGAAAATGGCAACCAAAATTATGGATTCGGAAATAATGGAAATGAGAATGGTAACCAGAACAGAGGCTCTGGAAACAACGGAAACCAGAATGGTGGCCACAACAAAGGCTCTGGCGACAACGGAAACCAGAATGGCAACAACAACAAGGGTTCTGGAGACAATGGAAACCAGAATGGTAACCAAAACAGAGGCTCTGGAAACAACGGAAACCAGAATGGCAGCCACAACAGCGGATCTGGAAACAACGGAAACCAGAATGGCAGCCACAACAGCGGATCTGGAAACAACGGAAACTACAATGGCCGATACAACTACGGATCTGGTAACAACGGCAATGAAAATGGTAGAAACAACTACGGACCAGGAAACAATGGTAACAGAAATGGCAGCGGAAACTCCGGAAGTGGAAACAATGGCAACAGGAATGGTAATGGAAATACCGGTCATCTGCCACACAGATATCCTTAA